Below is a window of Aerococcus viridans DNA.
TACTTACTCAACTCTTTGGTATACGCACCTACTCGATGCACCTCGTCACCAATCAAAATATAATTATTTACATCTTTTAATATCACACGATCTATTTCTTTGAAATCTAATTTGATACCGTATAAATCTTCCCATTCAGCACATATCTCATCAATCACATCAAAGTCATCATATTCAATCAAAATACCGTCTGTGTTGCTGAACAATATCCTGCAGTCGTCTGCTAACATTTCCATGAGTTCTACCAGCAATACTTGACCAGTCGCTACTATACTGTTACGCATTTTAAGGTCATACAGTTTGTTAAAGTTATCTCCCATCGCTCCGTAAGTATTATTGATTAGTTTTTTATATGCCTGTGCTTTTCGCTTATTACCTACATCCTTGTAAGCCAATCGCTTATCATAAACTTCATTAAATTTATCTCGATTCATTAAGTTCCTACTATATAAGTCATACTCAATCATCAGCGTTGGGTAATAACTAATAGCATCTATCAGTAAGTAGTTACCCTTACTGTTCATCGGTTCAACACAACCGTGTATACCACCGCCAGCTATTCGATGCTGAACACCTTGCTTCACGTAATAGGTTTCCTGGTCTTCATCAAATATACCCTCAAACCAATCTGCTATTTCATTCGCCATATCAGTGTTAACTTCTGGCAGTATTAAGTCATACTTATCAGCTTGTTCTTCGCCTAGTCCTTGTCTAGCACCAAATACTAAACTAGCCAATTGGCTATAAGACTTGCTGATATGCTTAAGGTTTAATTTGAAGCTGTTTAAAATTTCTAGTTTTGTTTCGAATTCCTCGACATCGTCCATGAATACTTCAATGGTCTCAGATACGTCATGCCTACAATAAAATTCTGTTAACTCAATTTCTTTTTCAGTTAATTTCCTATCTAAATTGAAATCGACTTGTGTTTCTTCAATATCATGACCAGCATGTGCTTCTGATTCTTTCAATGAGCGTTTAGGTTTTTGAACGTCATAAACATTTAGCGAAAATAGCTTGAAGTCGTCTGTGTATTGCCAACCAAAATTGTCGCCATTGATAATGTAGTCAGATATTGCGTATGGATTAATACCTAGCAATATGCCCTTTAAAATGTATTGGTCATAGCCTTTAATGTTGCTACCTATCCAAACGCCTTTAATGTGCTTCTCGTACAATCTTGATAATGCAGCAGTGTCATTCACTATCACAATTGGCTCTGTATATGGTATCTCTACCACACACAGCCAATCATGTTTAAATACTTCAAAATCAATAAACAACATAATTATTCAACTTCAAAAATGTCTGTGATTTCGTAAGTGTCGTAACCTTTCTTGTTCTCGCCTTTCTTTAATAAATATTCGAATTGCCCATCAATATCCTTGTAAATAGTTTTGATTAATTCTGCATATTGAGAGAATGACTCAAAATTAACTTCGGACTTGTCTGCATCCCATAGGTTACGCAACATAGTGTTTGCACCATTTACTTGCATACCGAAGTAATCAACTGATGGGTTCATTACCTGGTTAAAGAAGATTAATTGATTCTTATAACTACCTTCCAAAATCTTGAAGCGAATAGTCATCATTGGATCACCTTTTTTGGTTTCCTTCAGTTCCATTTCAACCACCTCAACTTCGTATTCCCCATTTGGAATCTCTGGGAAATCTCCACCATTTTCAGCTGCTTCATTTACTGCTTCTTGTAATGCATCTAAATCTAAGTCTTTATCAAATTTATTCCAGTTAGTCATAATATATTTCCTCCTATGTTATCTATTAGCTACGACGACTTCTGCGACGGCGACGAGTTGTAGTTACTTCCTCTTCTTCGTCCTCAGGTTCTTCTTGTGATGTTTTACGTGAGCGACGTGCACGCTCAGGTTTTTCTTCTACTTCTTCATCAGTATCTTCTGCATCATCTGACTCTTCTTCATCTTCTGTGGGTTCATCAGCAGTCTTACGAGTACGTCGCTTGCGTGCTGGCTTCTCTTCATCCGGTTCTTCTTCTGTTTCGGTATCAATTTCTTCTTCACTTTCTTTAGTTCTACGTTTACGTTTTGGCTTTTCCTCTTCAATTTCTTCAGATACATCTTCAGCCATTTCTACATCAGATAAATCTTCCGGTGCTTTACTCTTACGGGTACGTGAGCGTTTAGGTTTTTCTTCTGCTACTTCTTCGGTGTCGGTATCATCTTCATCAACAGGCGTTTTACGGCTATCTTTATAAGTTTTCTTACCTTTTTGGGCCTTCTCAAGCTCACTTACAAATTGGTCATAGTCTAAATCAATTTCATCTGTTTTAAATTCAATACGGCTACCACCAAAACTATCTTTGTCTGAATTTAATACCAGCACATGATCATCATCAGCATTAATATAAGCTCGAATTGTCATATCAACTGTTCCAGATAAGAAATTGGCTTGCTTGTCATTAATGTTTGGTGCATAGTGGTTAATTTCAGCACCACCTTTTAACTTAGTGGTTTCTACCTTTTCTTTACTGATATAAATGATTTGGTAACCTAACATTTTTAGTCGTTTAATCGCATTGTTAAATTCTGTTTTGATTAGGCCCCAGCCTTTACCCCATTCACCATCAGACTCATGCTCCCAACCTTGTTGGTCAAATACATAAGTACGGCACAGCTCATATAAATCTTCTACTAAGTCAATCGCTACAGCTTCAAAGGTATTTTCTTCAGATGTTAAATCTGCTACTGTATCCAAGAATTCTTGCCATCCGTGTTCCGTTTTGATACGACGGCCCTCTTTGATTTTCTTATCAGCTACAGCTACGACTGGTGCAGTTGTGTTGTCTGTATTACCGTCTGTGTTGATGAACAGTACGTTTTCTACGTTATCTACGAACGTACTCTTTCCTACATAAGACTCTGCATAGATCCAAAAGTCTGGTCTAACATCAATCTTTTCTTCACGTCGTTCATTTTTAGGTAATGCCATTAATATCTCTCCTTTTTCATCTTGAATTGCGTCTAAGTAATTAGGTGGTGTGCCAAACTTGCCCGCTAACGCTCTGCAAGCGAAACACTCTTCATGTGGATCACGTACCCACTCTTCTGAACCACTAGCAATTTTTTCTTCAATCTCATCAACCGTATTAATGAAGTAGATATACTCCATATCGTCATAGTCAATTGGTAGGAATGTTAGTTGTTGTCCGTCCATTGTTTCCATTAGTCGTTTACGAAACTCATTTGTAGTTTCCTTTTTCTTACGTCTAATCGATGTTTTAGGAATAAATAGATAAGACAAATCTCTAACCTTATAATCCAATTGTTCTAGTTGCTCTTTATAAATGTGTAACTGACCTGATGTTGCGTAATTTTTAATCGAATTACTATATTTAAAATCCACAACTGATACTGTTCCGTCTGGGTGATGTGCCATTAAGTCGACAAAACCTATAAAATTATTTGTGTTGATCCTGTATTCATGTTCGAATTCAGCACCAGCAAACATCACTTTTAGAAACTCAACCGCTTTGGGTATCCAGTACTCTAATTTAATTTGTTCTTCAATCATTAAATTATTTAGGCCAGGAAATGTATCTAAGTATTCTTTGACAGCTATATCAACATTTTCGGTTTCAATTCCTTTATGCATTGCTGTTCCAATAATTAATGGGTTAGCAGCATTGTCATAATCTGGTAACTCTGTTAACTTATCCAAATACCTAAGCTTAAAGTGGTAAGGACAACGCTTATACAGATCTACACGGCTGTAACTATATTTAGTCACTTATACTCACCTACAATCCAAGCTTACGTTTGATGATTGCAATCGTTCTATCTGATAAGCTTAATAAAGTTCTTTTGATTCCTTCACTGTTAACATCGAATTGTCTACTTCTTAAACTGTTAACTTCAACTTCTAACTCAGTGTTCATTGTTAAATTATTTAATTTATCTGATTCACGAATAAATTCATATTTATCATCATTGGATAAAAAGAAAAGTAATTTATTAATACTCTCTAAAACTTCTATACATCTTTTAATACTCACGATTTCACCCGCCCAACTTAGTTAACTCATACAACTTAGTATCAAAATCTTCTTTATTTTCAAGTGCTTTCCAAACTTCTTCTTCAACTGTGCCAAGCGTTTTATACTGATATACAGATACTTTATTCTCTTGACCATTTCGATACGCTCGACCAAGTGATTGTTGATAGTCACCGTAACTGTAAGTTGGTGTGTAATAAATAACTTCTGAACAGTACTGCAGCTCGATTCCAGCTGAACCGGCTTGATACTGAACCAATGTCACGCTATTGGTTACATCCGGCCAATCTGTTTTATCTGGTAAGCTAAACTTTCCACCACTCACTTGATAAATTTTCTTGTCTTGTTTTTTAGCTATATCTAGCAAATCTTCTACTTCCTGTTTAAAGTTATAGAAAATTACTACATTTCGACTGGTGCCTTCCAAGAAGTCTTTGGTGTAGGCTAGCTTATCTTTCTGATTAGCATAGTATCTTAGGCCACTTAGCAACTTAGCTGAACTGTCATAGTCCACATCATCTAATACTCTGTCCTTCTTGATTACACGGTATTCTTTTGATGGCTTAAAGTTGATGAATTGATATGTGATATCCGGTAAATCTAATGCCTCGTTCTTGCTGATCGTTACAGATACTGATTGGTACATTTTTTCCAGCTCATCTTCATTTCTGTAACCAACAACTTTTTGAAATTGCTGTGCACCAAATTTCTGGTACTCCATGATTGCAAACTCACGGTTAAACTGTGTTTTGTTCTTAGCAAAACCAAACATTTTGAAATAGTTGATTGCATCACCCCAACCATTTGGCATTGTGGTAGCTGATAATAAACAGAAATGAGTTGAATATTCTGCTAATTTAAATGCAGCTTTACCACGTTGGCTTGTAGAATTTTTAGCCATGTGACATTCGTCAAATAGTACATAATACCCTTTGAACTTAGCCCAATTCTTAGCGACTGAACCCCAAGACAATAAGGCGTATTCGATGTCAACTTCGTAATGGTTAGCAATAAACTCTATCTCTCTATCCCAACCGCCTTCTTTGATTTTTGAAGGTGGTGCAACCACTAATAACGGCTCATCCTCACGATATTTGAGATAATGATGAATACCCATCATGGTCTTGCCTGTACCTGTGTCCGCTGCAATAATATAATTGGGTTTAGACTGATTTAAAATTCTCTGTTGGAAGTCGTATAGTAAAGTCTCTTTAGCCACTTACTCACTCCTTTAAATCCAGTAACGCTCGTTTGTGTTCTTCGATTGCTTTGATTAGGCTTACCTTTTCTGTCGAAAGCTCAACATGATTACGTTCTGTTCGTTCCAATTCTTCTTCGACATATTCTAAATGTCGTTCAAAATCATCAATTCTCGATTCAAGCGTATATTTCACACTTTCAGTCATATTAATTCCTCCATTCTTAACACATTTAGCACTTCATCTAGTGACTTAGCTACCATACTCACACCACCAGCTTTTCTAATTTTTTTAAGCTTAGATTTTTGCAATGCACTAACCACGCCACCTTTAGGTTTCTTAACTTCGATAGCAACAAATACACCATTCACACAAGCCAATATATCTGGCGTACCTGCTGGCACTGAACCGCCTAAGGTCTTTATATGGTAAGCACCTATATTGTCTAGATAGTGCTTAATTTCGTTTTCAACTTGCTTTTCAGGTAGGACCATGACTACACCTACTTAGCAGTAATACGTGCGTATCCTTTACGCTTTGTCACTTTTGGATAATCCTCCAACAATTCTTGGTGTAATTCTGGTTCTTTCTTCTCCAACAATTTAATGTCTACTGATGTTGCTTCTGTTGGTTCTACATAAGTAATTTTTACGAAGTCATTATCGATTGATTTAATGTCGTATTCCTCCATCAATTCTTCGATATATTTTCTGTTTTGAGCATCAATTTCTTTTAGCTGCTTCATACTTTTACTCACTTCAGAAATCTTTTGCATTGCGCCTAACGCATGTTCTTCAAATTCCATTAGGTTATTTTCTGCCGTCATCATGTACACTCCTTATATTTGTGCTATAATTTTGATAAATAATTTTCTTTAGGCACCTTCTGCAAAAGGTGTCTTTTTTAATCCAAAATTTCCTTTTCCCAGTGATCCACATCGTAAATACTTGCTAGATCTTTAGCTTCGTCCTCGTCCTCTGCATCAACCTTGACGGTACCTGTCAACTGCACTTCAAAAGTCGGCAGCTCTTTTTCTTCTGGGTACCATTGCATCTCATCTAAATCGTATGTACCTCTCATAGTTACGCCTCCTTATGAATAATTTTGTGCCTTGAGAACTATGGGTATCGTGTGTAAATCTTTTAAAATATCGTCATAATGCTCATTGATTGCTTCGATATCTTCTAGATGCACTACATCGCCACTTTCAGCATATGCTTTCACTGATATTTCAATCTGTTGTTGGCGCTGTTCTTTAGTCCATTCGATAGTTTTTGTTTTCATGTTTATTCCTCCTCAATCCATATAAACAGGTCAGCGGTCTTTGCATATTGATAAGCCTTATATGCATTCCCAACTAAAGCCCAAAATAATAGTGTTGTGATTAGATCGTTTAAGTTGTACTCAATCGCTGATGCCCAACCAATTAAATATGCTACTGTCACGAATGACCAATATAAGAATTTCTTACTATCATGATTCATTTTCTTCATCCTCTCTAAA
It encodes the following:
- a CDS encoding DUF669 domain-containing protein, with the protein product MTNWNKFDKDLDLDALQEAVNEAAENGGDFPEIPNGEYEVEVVEMELKETKKGDPMMTIRFKILEGSYKNQLIFFNQVMNPSVDYFGMQVNGANTMLRNLWDADKSEVNFESFSQYAELIKTIYKDIDGQFEYLLKKGENKKGYDTYEITDIFEVE
- a CDS encoding AAA family ATPase → MTKYSYSRVDLYKRCPYHFKLRYLDKLTELPDYDNAANPLIIGTAMHKGIETENVDIAVKEYLDTFPGLNNLMIEEQIKLEYWIPKAVEFLKVMFAGAEFEHEYRINTNNFIGFVDLMAHHPDGTVSVVDFKYSNSIKNYATSGQLHIYKEQLEQLDYKVRDLSYLFIPKTSIRRKKKETTNEFRKRLMETMDGQQLTFLPIDYDDMEYIYFINTVDEIEEKIASGSEEWVRDPHEECFACRALAGKFGTPPNYLDAIQDEKGEILMALPKNERREEKIDVRPDFWIYAESYVGKSTFVDNVENVLFINTDGNTDNTTAPVVAVADKKIKEGRRIKTEHGWQEFLDTVADLTSEENTFEAVAIDLVEDLYELCRTYVFDQQGWEHESDGEWGKGWGLIKTEFNNAIKRLKMLGYQIIYISKEKVETTKLKGGAEINHYAPNINDKQANFLSGTVDMTIRAYINADDDHVLVLNSDKDSFGGSRIEFKTDEIDLDYDQFVSELEKAQKGKKTYKDSRKTPVDEDDTDTEEVAEEKPKRSRTRKSKAPEDLSDVEMAEDVSEEIEEEKPKRKRRTKESEEEIDTETEEEPDEEKPARKRRTRKTADEPTEDEEESDDAEDTDEEVEEKPERARRSRKTSQEEPEDEEEEVTTTRRRRRSRRS
- a CDS encoding DEAD/DEAH box helicase, translated to MAKETLLYDFQQRILNQSKPNYIIAADTGTGKTMMGIHHYLKYREDEPLLVVAPPSKIKEGGWDREIEFIANHYEVDIEYALLSWGSVAKNWAKFKGYYVLFDECHMAKNSTSQRGKAAFKLAEYSTHFCLLSATTMPNGWGDAINYFKMFGFAKNKTQFNREFAIMEYQKFGAQQFQKVVGYRNEDELEKMYQSVSVTISKNEALDLPDITYQFINFKPSKEYRVIKKDRVLDDVDYDSSAKLLSGLRYYANQKDKLAYTKDFLEGTSRNVVIFYNFKQEVEDLLDIAKKQDKKIYQVSGGKFSLPDKTDWPDVTNSVTLVQYQAGSAGIELQYCSEVIYYTPTYSYGDYQQSLGRAYRNGQENKVSVYQYKTLGTVEEEVWKALENKEDFDTKLYELTKLGG
- a CDS encoding recombinase RecB; translated protein: MVLPEKQVENEIKHYLDNIGAYHIKTLGGSVPAGTPDILACVNGVFVAIEVKKPKGGVVSALQKSKLKKIRKAGGVSMVAKSLDEVLNVLRMEELI